The genomic interval CAACCACACTCGCCATCGGAGGGGCTGGCTGCCCATCCTGCGGAATACCACCAATATGCATTTTTTTACCCAAAGGCTCCTTCCAGTTCATTCGTTTCACTGTAGCTTCATTAATTAAAACGCCATAGGTTGTATCTGCCGGAACATCTGCTGAAAAATCCCGGCCTTGTATAATTTTCATACCCAGGGCTTTAATATAGTCATGATCAATTCCCATGGGTCTAAATGCTAATTCTTTTACACCTGCATTGGTTTCTACCGCAAAAATCACCCGTCCGCCTATGTTGCTAGTAGGGGAGGAAGCCGTCGCTACATTCTTGATTTTAGGATTAGCCAGTAGGGTATTCCGGAAAGCAGTATAACTACTACGCGATTGGCCTTGCCCAAAAGCAATGGTAAGCACCTGCTGCTTATCGTATCCCAGGTCTTTTTCCCGCATATAATTCAGTTGTTCGAATACTACCCAGGTACAGATGAGCATAATCAGGGAAATAGAAAATTGCATCACCACCAGTATTTTGCGGAACAATACATTGCCTCCTTTGGTAGTTAAAGCACCTTTCAGCACTGCCGCCGGCTCGAACGAAGACAAATAAAAAGCCGGATAACTCCCGCTGATAATGCCGGTAAAAATGACAATTCCCAGCGCTAATAACAGGAATTGTGGTTGCAGTAAGTAAGAAAACTGGATTTCCTTATCTGCCACCGTATTGAAGAAAGGGAGCAAGGCCAGAACCAGTATAAAACTCATGGCCAGTGCCAGCAAGGTCATCAGTAAAGATTCAGTGAGAAACTGTGCCCGGAGTGTGCTTTTTAGCGAACCCAGTACTTTACGGATGCCTACTTCTTTGGCCCGTTTAGCTGACCTGGCAGTGGCTAAGTTCATATAATTGATACTGGCAATCAGCAGCATAAAAAAGGCAATGGCACTAAAGGTATATATATAGCCGATGTCGCCATTGGTTTCGCCTTCGAGTTTAGAATATAAATGAACCCGTTCAATGGGCTGCAATTCATAATTGATTTTTATACCCATCCGTCCAAAAATCTCCTTTACATACTTGTCGTAAATTTGGGGGAATTTGGCTTCCAGGTCTTTGGAATTATAGTTTTCCGGTAGTTCTACATAGGTCGATACATAAAATCCTCCCCAATTAATATTCGTTCTTTCGCTCCGGCCTAAAGAAAGCAAGGCATTAAAAGTAAAATGTGAGTTTTTGGGTACATCTTCAATCACACCAGTAACTTTATAAACAGTAGTATCATTGGTTTGCAGGGTTTGCCCCAGTGCACTGGTATTTCCGAAAAACTTTTTAGCTGTACTCTGGGTAAGCACCATGCTGTTAGGTGCATCTAAGGCAGTAGCTGGTGTGCCTTCTATAAAATTGTAGGTAAATACATCAAAAACCGTAGAATCGGCAGCGTAGATATTTTCTTCAAAAAATTGCTTCTCGCCCTGCTGAAAAGCAACCCGTCCATATGGGAAAAACCGGACTACATTTTCTACCACCGGATAATCCTGTTTCAGCGCAGGCCCCAGAGAAGGTTGTGTAACGGCCCATCCGAATGATTTATCCGGCTCCTGAATCTGCGAAACAACCCGGTAAATTTTATTCGCTTTTGTATGATACTTGTCATAGCTCAACTCATCGGTTACATACAAGAGCAGCAGCAAACTACAGGTGATGCCAATGGTAAGTCCCAGTACATTGATAAAGCTATAAAATTTGTCTTTCAGGACAGACCTGATAGCAACTGTGATATAATTTCTAAGCATGGCGTTTGTTGGTTTAACTAGGATAGTCTGGAACCTGGATTTACACTAATCCGCTGATAATTGTTTCTTGCTGATTGTTAGTAATATATTGTAAATCACTGATTTACATGCAAATGAAAACTTCATTCTACACTTAATTTAATAGTAATAGAAATTTCTTCACACTTTTAAATCCTGTTAATCTTTAAATCTGTGTAAGCCTGGTTCCAGACAGACATTACTCATTCCGCAAGCTCTTCACCGGATTGCTCAAAGCCGCTTTAATAGACCGGAAACTCACTGTGCCCAGTGCAATCAGAAGGGCAAGTACACCAGACAAAGCAAACATCCACCAGGCAATCTCAATACGGTAAGCAAAGCTTTCGAGCCACTGGTACATCATATACCAGGCAATGGGCGAGGCGATTATAAAAGAAAGCAATACCAGTTTGAGAAAATCTTTCGATAGCAGTACTGTAATACTGCTTACAGAAGCCCCTAACACTTTGCGGATGCCTATCTCTTTCGTGCGTTGCTCAGCCGTGAAGGTGGCCAGACCAAATAATCCCAGGCTGGCAATACATATGGCAAGTACCGTAAATGCCAGCGTAATACCACCGAATTTTGCTTCTGCCTGATATAGCCTGTTGAGGTTTTCATCGAGGAAGGTATATTCAAATGCCCTGTCGTTTATGGCATTGTTCCATTCTTTCTCAATAAAATCAATCACCGGTGCTGCATCTCCCGGAGCTACCCGAACCGCCATAAATTTAATGAAGAACTGATTTGCCGGGTCGGTGACCGGTGGGCCAACCAGTACCAAAGGCGTAATATCCTGGTGCAGGGAGGTGGCATGAAAATCTTTGGCTACGCCTACAATTCTGACAGCCCCTTGCAGGGAATCAGCTCTGAATTCACCCATTTTTTTTCCAACAGCATCCTGTGCCGATGGCCAGTACAGGTATCTTAGCATAGCCTCGTTTACGATCACTTCCCGTATTAGCGGATCAGGTTTATGTTCCTCAGAAAATCCTCGTCCGGCAATGATGGGAATATTAAAGGTTTCGGTAAAATCTTCGCGTACGACCAGCCTTGAAAAAAGCAGTTCTTCCGTTTTGCCTTCGGGTTGGTAATGGCCGGTATTATGACCTCTTCCCAGCACTTCTTCCATAGCTGTTATACTTACAATGCGGGAGTTTTGCAGGAGCCGCTTTTTAAAGTCATTGAAACGGTGAATGGTGGAAATAGCCGAGCGGTTGATGGGAATAATCAGTACCTGTTCTTTATCAAAACCCAGATTGGCCTGCTGCAAATGTCCCAGCTGGAAATAAGCCACCATGGTGCCAATAATTAGTAAAATAGACAGCGAAAATTGCAGCACCACCAGCGTTTTTCTCAGCAAACCGCCCCTGGCGCTTTTTGTTATGGAAAATCCTTTTAACACGAGCAATGGCCTGAATGCCGATAAGTAAAAGGCCGGGTACATTCCAGAGAGTAATCCTACTATTAGAGCAATCAATAGTCCGGCTGGCAACAATATGGTAATTTCCTGTGCGTTCAGGTGAAGATCTCGGCCGGAGAAACTACTGATGACAGGAATGGCTAAGAATACAAGTCCAATGGCAATGATCCAGGCTATGATGGCGAGTAAGACGGATTCACTTAAAAACTGAGTAACCAGCTGATTCTTTTGAGAACCCAATACTTTGCGTACGCCTACTTCTTTGGCCCGGTTGGCCGATCGGGCAGTGGTCAGGTTCATAAAGTTGATGCTGGCAATAAACAGGATAAACAGGCCGATCACCGAAAATATATAGACATAGGAAATTTTGCTGGTAGGCTCAATTTCATTATAGAAACTGGAGTGCAGGTAAATATCTGTTAATGGCTGTAAACCTAGTTTCGTGTCATTTTTGATGATATCCGGAAAATACGTTTTTACAAAGCCCGGAAGCTGTTTTTCCAGTGTTGATCTGGCATTTTCCTGTTCTGGCAGTAGCACATAGGTCCAGGCCGGATTCCAGTACCAGCTGTTATACTGGGTTTCGTGGAGGATTTGTCTGAGGGTAATGAATGATACCAGAAAATCGAACTGAAAATGAGATTGTGCCGGAACCGGATTTATTACGCCAGTCACTTTCAGGTCATGCTTGTCTTCAAAGCGCAGGGTTTTTCCCATCGGATTTTCATCACCGAAATATTTTTTTGCCATTTCCTGGCTCAATACAATAGAGTTAGGTTCGAGTAATGCCGTACGGCGGTTTCCATCTTTGAGCGTGAAATCGAAAACCGTAAAAAAATCGGGGTCAGTAAAAAACAGGCGGGTTTCATTAAATCGCTTACCGGGGTCTGGTATATAGGCCAGATTCAGGGAAGGTGCATTGAAATTAAATAAACGCGCTGCCGCTTTCACCAGATCCGGATAATTTTGCTTGAGTGTTGGACCTACCGGAATGGATACACTGGCTGAAGCTTCGCCTACTCCTTCGGTATTGATCACTTCGGTAAGCCGGTAAATATGCGCTGACTGGCTATGAAAACGGTCGTAGGAAAGTTCTTTATATACAAACAAAGCGATCAGAAAGGCACAAGCCAGGCCGATGGAAAAACCGATCACATTGATGGAAGAGTAAACCTTGTTCTTTACAAAATTCCGGAAAGCAATAGTAAAATAATGTTGAAGCATAATTTTCTGGAACCGGGATTACATGGATTTAAAGATTAACAGGATTCTGTCTGGAACCACAAGTATTAGAATTATAAGAGTTACAGGATTAAATAATTTCACAATCTCATCCTGAAAATCCTTGCACCTGACAAATCCGGGTTCCAGGCATACTTACTCACTTCTCAGGCTTTTCACCGGGTTTGCCAGGGCCGCTTTGGCAGCTCTGTATCCTACGGTTAGCCAGGCAATCACCAGTGACAAAGCAATGGCTATAGCAAAAGCTTCTATACCCAGCGGAATACTATACTGGAAGTTTTCCAGCCAGTCGTGCATCAGATAATAAGCAGCCGGAGCAGCGATTACAAAGGCAAGTGTAATCAGCATGAGAAACTCTTTTGAAAGCAAAAATATGATACTTCCCACTGAAGCACCCAGCACCTTGCGGATACCAATTTCTTTGGTTTTTTGTACGGCCATAAAGGAAGCCAGTCCATATAAGCCTAAGCAGGAAATAAGAATCGCCAGTCCTGCAAAAATTTTGTAAGTAAGAGCCATCTGGTTTTCCTGCTCATAAAAGTTGGCAATGCTTTCATCCAGGAAGTTGCCATTGTATACAAATGCCGGAAAGGTTTCTTCCCATAAAGCCTGAATTTGTTTTACCGTTTTTTGCAGATTCTGCGGATGTATTTTTATGCCTGCCCGGTAATAATTCTCTTTGGCCGGGGTAATAACAAAAGGCTGTATTTCATCCCGGACAGAGCTGGCTTTAAAATCTTTTACCACGCCTACAATCGGTTTCCACTGCCCGCCTCCACCTAAGCGTATCGTTTTACCAATAGCCGACTGCATGTCAGTTACGCCCAGTTTTCTCAGCAGGGTTTCATTCACTACATAGCTAATGGCCGTATCACTTTCCTGAAAGCCATGACCGGCAACAAACTCCATTCCATAGGTAGAGAAATAATCAGCATCGGCATATTTCATCAAGGTGCCGAAATTAAGTTCTTCGCTGGAGTTGTTGAAATAGAAATTCCGTCCCCAGAAATTATCAGAAGAAGGCGGATCATTGGCTAAACTCACCGAACGGATAGCCGGGTTTTCGAGCAAGCGGTTTTTAAACGTCCGGAATTTAGTCTGGCTGAGGCTATCTGAGTTGAGTGGGACCATATACACTGCATCTTTGTTGAAGCCCAGTTCAATGTTGCGGATAAAATCCATCTGGCTTACCGCAATCAGAGTGCCTATAATCAGAATTTGTGAAATGGCAAACTGAACGACCACCAGGCTCCGGCGTAAGGGAACTCCGCCGATATTGCGGGCAGTAATTTTGCTTTTTAAAGCTTCTATGGGTTCAAAACCGGAAAGTATTAAAGCCGGATACATTCCGGAAAAAAAGCTCACGACCAGGGTGATTACTACCAGAAAAATAAGTACATAAGGATTTTGCAGCATTTCAATAGTTGAGGGCACATTAGAAATTTCCTGGATATAGGGGAGAGCCGCTGTTGCTATCAATGTAGCCAGCACTACTGCCATAAGAACTATTAAAGTGGTTTCTGCCAGAAACTGCCCCATCAACTGTAGCCGTACCCCTCCTAATACTTTCCGGATACCTACTTCTTTGGAGCGGCTGATAGCCTGTGCAGTAGCCAGGTTAATAAAGTTGATACATGCCATTATCAATACCAATACGCCGACCAGAGACAGAGTCCAGAGAGTAGATTTGCTGGTGAGGTGGTCGCCGAAATTACCAAAACGGGTATCAAAGTGAATGCCGCTTAGGGGCTGAATCAGATTATAGCGTTTTACTTGATTTCTGGATACATAATATTTCTCACCCAGCTTTTTTAAGGTATACTCCACATTTTCTGGCGAAAGGGTAGGAGGGAGCAGTACATAGGTCTGGTGGTTGCTGTGGATACTTCCCCATTCGGTGCTATACCCATAGCCAGGAGCATTTTTAAAAGTTTCGTAGGAAATGAGCACCTGAAGTGGAAAATCAGTATTCTGTGGCGAATCAGCGATAATGCCGCTCACGGTTAACACAAGGTTATTGTCCAGTTTGAGATACTGGCCCATTGCCTGTTTCCATTCTCCAAAATATTTTTCTGCCTGTCTCTGCGATAATACTACGGTATTGGGATTGCTCAGCGATTGTTTGGGATTACCAGAAAGCCAGGTTGCGTCAAAAATTTCAAAAAAATCGGGTTCTGTGAAAAAGATGCCTAACTCTTCCATAAATTTTCTGCCTGTAAACGCAGCATTAGCATCTTTGCCCATCACCGTGATCTGACTGCCAGTAATGGCATCTATGGCGGCTACTTTTTCCAGTTGAGGTATATCCTGCCGTAAAGCCACAGGCAAGGGCGTTGGCACACCAGGATTATGGCTGGCGTCTCCATCGGGAAATTTATCTTCTACCACTACCCGGTAAATCCGGTCGTACTTGCTATGAAATTTGTCGTAGCTGAGTTCAAACTGCACGACTGTAAAAATGAGCAGGCAAGCCGCAATTCCGATGGCCAGACCAGAAATATTGAGAATAGCATACCCTTTATTGCGGAACAGATTCCGGATTCCGATTATCAGATAATTCTTGAGCATAGGTGTTGGTTTTCGCTTTGGCGTATAGAAGTAGTCCTTTCAAAAACAGAAAGTACATCAAAATACAAAGTTATTTCAATAAACCTGCCTTGCTTTTTAGATGCTGATAATCAGAAATTTATATATGGAATTGTGTTTGTGTTCATCAATAAAAATGTCCGAAAACGTACACTTTTGTACGTATCCGGACAACTTTCAGAGAACGGGTTCATTAAGTATCAGATTGGAATTTCCGTAACCGGGATTATGCAGATTTTAAGATAGGCCGGATAAAAAATCTATACCTGTTCTTTGATTCAGGAAACTGGAGGCATCTAATAATCTTTCGATCATCCTCATCCTGTTACCGGATGATCAATCCCGGTTTACACCGGCATAGAGAGCAGCATCTTCTTCTGTGATCTGGGAGCCGCTCATAATCACGAGCCGTTCTACTACGTTGCGTAATTCACGTATATTCCCAGACCAGTGCAAATTCTGCAGGTAATCCAAAGCTTCCGGTGTGATCTTTTTAGGGGCATTTCCATAGTCTTCCGCAATATCTTTCAGAAATTTATCTACCAGCAGCGGAATATCCGACTTGCGTTCGTCCAAGGTAGGTACATGAATCAGAATCACACTCAGGCGGTGATATAAGTCTTCCCGGAAGCGGTTTTCAGCAATCTCTTTCTTGAGGTCTTTATTGGTAGCGGCCAGCACCCGTACATTTACTTTAATTTCTTTATCGCCTCCTACTCTGGTGATTTTGTGCTCCTGTAATGCTCTTAATACTTTTGCCTGTGCCGACAAACTCATATCTCCGATTTCATCCAGAAAAAGGGTGCCGCCACTCGCTTGCTCAAATTTTCCGATCCGCTGTTTTACGGCAGAGGTAAAAGAGCCTTTCTCATGGCCGAACAACTCACTTTCGATCAGTTCGCTGGGAATAGCAGCACAATTTACTTCCACAAGTGGTGCTTGTGCCCGGTTACTTTTTTCATGCAGCCACCTGGCTACCAGTTCTTTGCCCGAACCATTGGCACCGGTGATCAGTACCCGGGCTTCGGTAGGAGCTACTTTATCAATGGCATCTTTTACTTTGCGGATGGCCTGCGATTCACCTATAATATCGAACGTGCGGGTGATTTTCTTTTTCAGCACCTTAGTTTCAGTAACCAGGGTAGACTTATCCAGGGCATTCCGGACGGTGAGTAAGAGCCGGTTCAGATCGGGTGGTTTCTGGATGAAATCATAGGCTCCTTTTTTAGTGGCATCCACAGCGGTTTCGATGGTGCCATGGGCTGATATCATAATAAACTGCGTTTCTTTTCCCAGTTCAGCGGCCTTGGCGAGTACTTCCATTCCATCCATCTTGGGCATTTTAATATCACAGAGTGCCACATCGTAGTCATTTTTAGTCAACAACTCCAGGCCTTCTTCTCCATCTTTGGCTTCGTCGACCTGGTATTTTTCATACTCCAGAATTTCACGCAGGGTATACCGTATACTTTTTTCGTCGTCAATAATCAGAATTTTGGCCATGAAACAGTAATTTGAAAATGAGAAGATTGTAAATTTTGAAAATTAATAAGATTAGAGAAAACCATTCGGGTTTAAAATCTTCTAAGAGAACGTTTTGAAATATTATACTGGTTTTCTTTTAAGCAGTGTGTCAATAAAGGCTAATTGTAGCATAGCTTCCGAACTTTCTGTGCTTTTCTCAAAGTCACGGCTCAATCTACGCTTAAAATTGAGCCATCCGTAACTGCGTTCTACCACCCAACGGCCTCCTGCCGGCACAAAGCCCTTTACGCTTTCAGGCTTTTGTACAATTTCTACCTTCCATCCATAGTCTCTTTCTATCTCTTCTACAAAGGTATCTTTGTAGCCATTATCTGCTTTTAGTGTATGTAGGCGGCAAGACTTACCCTTCAGCTTAGCTGCTAACTCATAACCGGCTGTAGTGTCTGACACATGGGCGGCTGTTACATGCACAGCCCAAGGAATACCTAAACAATCCACTGCTAGATGTCTTTTTCTGCCATTCACCTTTTTGTTGCCATCTATGCCCTTGTCTTGGGAAGTAAACTGTACAATCTTTACACTTTGACTATCAATAGCTAACACGCTTGGCAAGGCTTGTCGGCCTGCTTTTTTTCTTTCTCTGATTGCTAAAAAAGCCAACAGCTCTTCGATGATGCCTCGCTTCTTCCACTGCCTGTAATGGTAATAAATGGTTTGCCAGGGTGGGTATTTACTTTCCATGTTGCGCCATTGACTACCTGTAGTAAGTAGCCATAGAATAGCATTAAGAATAACACGTTTGTCATGTTTGATTTTTCTTTGGTTATCTACTACTTCCTTGATAATTTCCCACTCACAATCAGTGAGTTCGAAGAATCTTTCTTGCATAAAACTTTTTGGTTGGACACCACAAGTTTACTCACTGATTCTTTCTTTTACCCTATTTCTATCCTTTCAAAACATTCTCTAATCTTATTAATTTTTTAATCTTGAAATAAAATAAAAAGCAAGCCTGTAAGCCGGGTTCTGTACTTTCCTGCGAAAGTTCTTATCATTTATCTAGGCCAGCCCTCACGGAGTGGCTCCATCAACCTACCCGCTGGCACCGGACGAGCCGCCCTTCAGCCCTGTTACAGGCTCGCCAGCTTATTTGGTCTTTCAACGCGTAAGGTTTACCTATGCCCTGTCTGTCGCCAGCCAGGCGGTGCGCTCTTACCGCACCTTTTCACCCTTACCTGGAGCTTAGGTGAATGAGTGATTGTGTGAATGAGCGATTAATTAAAACTCACTCAATTATTCGATTACTCATTCACCTACGCCCCTGGCGGTAATTTTCTGTGGCCCTGTCTGTCCCCCCGTTTCCGGAAGTCCTTCCCGTTAGGAAGTACGCTGCTCTGTGTTGCCCGGACTTTCCTCTCTCCCGCCTTTAGGCAGGACAGCGATAAGACGGCTTGCTTTCCTGCAAATATCTGTTCTTTAACCGGATTTTCAACGGCTTGGTTTCAATTTATATAAATGTGCCAGCAGCATGGAATATAATCCTGTACATGCTACTAAACATAACAAATCAATAAAAAAGGAGATACGAGTTCGCACCTCCTTTTAAAGTTACCAGATTATATATTTAGCGCTCTATCGCTTTACTATTCTTTGAATGTCTGTTTTACCCTCTTCACTTGCTGTTTTCACTATATATACACCTGTTTTCAGATGAGCCAGGTTAAGGGTGGTTTCTGCCCCTTGCGTAGTATTTTGATAGACTATTCTCCCTAAGTTATCTACTATAGTGATGTAAAGCTCTCCTGGCTGTGAAGTGGCGATGATCAGTGTACTTTCAAAAGGATTGGGATACAGGCTTACTTTGGCAGGAAGGCTTTCTGCTCCCGTTTCCTCTGAAGCGGCTAGTCTGGCTATCGCACTCACCCTGGTAAAGGAAGTGGTTCTGCCCCACAGTTCTGACAGGTTGGTTTTCACCCGTACATAATAGCGTTGATTAAGGACTAATTCAGGAAACACAGCATAATAGGTACCCGTGCTGAGCTTGCTTGCGGTGGTTTTAGTGATCACTCCTGTAGTAAAGTTAGCTGAGCTACTCACTTGCAAGGTGTAGGTAGTAGCCCCGGATACGGTGTTCAGATACAGGGAAGTGCCGGTGGTAGTGCCTCCATCACTAGGATTGACCACATAGGCACTGCCGGCAGCAGAAGCAGTGGTAAAGGAAGTCACAGGACCCCAGCACAAGCCAAGGTTAGTATAGACTCTCACATAATACTTCTGATTGAGTACAAGTTCAGGAAAAGAAGCATAATAGGTACCTGTGCTTAAGCGGCTTGAAGTAGTTTTAATGATGACTCCTGTAGTAAAGTCGGAAGAGGTACTTACCTGCAGGGTATAGGAAGAAGCCCCTGAAATAGTTTTTAGATACAAACTAGTCCCGCTTAAAGTGCCTCCACTGGAAGGATTGACCACATGGCTGCTTTGAGCAGTGTTGCTGCAGGAAACAGTAGGGCAGTTGAGAACTGAAATAGTAGCTTTGGAAGTAAGTTCCACAAGGGTACAGCCAGAGGCTTTGATAGCAAAGGTGTTATTGCCCACATTCAGACTTACGGCCGGAATAGTTAAGGTGATATCTCCTCCTCCTTGTACAGGATTGCCAACAGCAGAACTATTGAGATAAGCCTGATAGGAGATGCCTGCTTGCGTATTTTTGAGAGTAATGCTACTATCTTCGCCACTACAAATTGAAGTACTGCCTTGGACAAGTAGATTTTTATTTACAGCTTCACATGCCGTTGGATCATACTTCCACAACTCCACACCTGTTTTGCCATCATTGGCTGTAAAATATATTACTCCATTCACATTGGTTAATTGAGCAGGTTGAGCCCCTTCTGGACCCGGAAACAGATCGCTTACCAGGTTTGTACCGGCCGCCGTCCCATCGCTAGTCCATAATTCCATACCTGATTGGCCATCATTGGCTGTAAAATATAATCTGCCATTTACATTGATCAAATTTACTAGGGGAGATATAATTTCATAGGTAAATTCCTGTTTTACAAAAGTATTGGTGAGTTTTATTGTACCTGTTTGGGTGCCATCGCTTTTCCATAATTCCCGGTTGGTTCCCTCCTTGTCATCAACAGCCGTGAAGAACAGCGTTCCATTCACATTGGTTAAGTGCATGGGAGAAGAACTGCCGTGTGGATTGATATCTTTCACTTGAACGGTTCCAGCTTCAGTTCCATCACTTTTCCAGAGTTCCCACCCATCCTGGAATGTATTTTGAGCAACAAAAAATAAGGTGCCTTTTACATTGGTTAAATACTTAATCTGCCGGTAATCAACTCCAAATGGCATTTCCTTTACTTTTATGGTTCCTTCTGTGGTACCATCACTCTTCCACAATTGTCCGTTCGCTGTGAAATATACTGTGCCATTTACATTCACTACGTTATAAGTCCAAATTGATCCATTATCAATGATGTCCTTGATTTTAATAGTGCCTGCTTCCGTACCATCGCTTTTCCATAAACCAAAGCTTGGAGGAAGACTATTGTTCCAGGCTGTAAAAAATAAAGTACCATTGACATCTGTATAATTTGCAGAGTTAGGGCAGCAACCTCTTGGCATTAAGTATTTTACACGTACAACACCGGTAGCAGTTTCATTTATTTTATATAGATCCCCTCCACCGGCATTTGCGAAAAACAAAGTGCCGTTTACATTGGTCAAAGTTCCTATACTGTGACTGCCAGGCATAACAAGAGAGGTGCCTTCGGCAGTGCCATCACTTTTCCATAATGCATATCCTTCGCCAATAGGGGCAGGTGCCCGAATTGAGAAGAAAATGCTGTTATTTAATACGGTTGAATAACCAAAGTCGTACCCTAGAGGGCCAGGTGTAATATCTTTTACCAAACTAGTACCTGCAGCGGTGCCATTACTTTTCCAGAGTTCTTCTCC from Rhodocytophaga rosea carries:
- a CDS encoding ABC transporter permease, whose protein sequence is MLRNYITVAIRSVLKDKFYSFINVLGLTIGITCSLLLLLYVTDELSYDKYHTKANKIYRVVSQIQEPDKSFGWAVTQPSLGPALKQDYPVVENVVRFFPYGRVAFQQGEKQFFEENIYAADSTVFDVFTYNFIEGTPATALDAPNSMVLTQSTAKKFFGNTSALGQTLQTNDTTVYKVTGVIEDVPKNSHFTFNALLSLGRSERTNINWGGFYVSTYVELPENYNSKDLEAKFPQIYDKYVKEIFGRMGIKINYELQPIERVHLYSKLEGETNGDIGYIYTFSAIAFFMLLIASINYMNLATARSAKRAKEVGIRKVLGSLKSTLRAQFLTESLLMTLLALAMSFILVLALLPFFNTVADKEIQFSYLLQPQFLLLALGIVIFTGIISGSYPAFYLSSFEPAAVLKGALTTKGGNVLFRKILVVMQFSISLIMLICTWVVFEQLNYMREKDLGYDKQQVLTIAFGQGQSRSSYTAFRNTLLANPKIKNVATASSPTSNIGGRVIFAVETNAGVKELAFRPMGIDHDYIKALGMKIIQGRDFSADVPADTTYGVLINEATVKRMNWKEPLGKKMHIGGIPQDGQPAPPMASVVGVVKDFHQQSLYSPIEPLIMLYRPNNGVVHIKVEAQDIPQTLGFIENTWKQMYPKELFEYNFLDQDFESAYHADELRGRIFTAFSTLTILIACLGLFGLATFTTEQRVKEIGVRKVLGASVWGIVLLLSKDFTKLVLLSFPIAIPVAYFSMRSWLENFPYQTTMGAGIFISACLLTLFICWLTVMYQSIKAALANPAISLRSE
- a CDS encoding ABC transporter permease, giving the protein MLQHYFTIAFRNFVKNKVYSSINVIGFSIGLACAFLIALFVYKELSYDRFHSQSAHIYRLTEVINTEGVGEASASVSIPVGPTLKQNYPDLVKAAARLFNFNAPSLNLAYIPDPGKRFNETRLFFTDPDFFTVFDFTLKDGNRRTALLEPNSIVLSQEMAKKYFGDENPMGKTLRFEDKHDLKVTGVINPVPAQSHFQFDFLVSFITLRQILHETQYNSWYWNPAWTYVLLPEQENARSTLEKQLPGFVKTYFPDIIKNDTKLGLQPLTDIYLHSSFYNEIEPTSKISYVYIFSVIGLFILFIASINFMNLTTARSANRAKEVGVRKVLGSQKNQLVTQFLSESVLLAIIAWIIAIGLVFLAIPVISSFSGRDLHLNAQEITILLPAGLLIALIVGLLSGMYPAFYLSAFRPLLVLKGFSITKSARGGLLRKTLVVLQFSLSILLIIGTMVAYFQLGHLQQANLGFDKEQVLIIPINRSAISTIHRFNDFKKRLLQNSRIVSITAMEEVLGRGHNTGHYQPEGKTEELLFSRLVVREDFTETFNIPIIAGRGFSEEHKPDPLIREVIVNEAMLRYLYWPSAQDAVGKKMGEFRADSLQGAVRIVGVAKDFHATSLHQDITPLVLVGPPVTDPANQFFIKFMAVRVAPGDAAPVIDFIEKEWNNAINDRAFEYTFLDENLNRLYQAEAKFGGITLAFTVLAICIASLGLFGLATFTAEQRTKEIGIRKVLGASVSSITVLLSKDFLKLVLLSFIIASPIAWYMMYQWLESFAYRIEIAWWMFALSGVLALLIALGTVSFRSIKAALSNPVKSLRNE
- a CDS encoding ABC transporter permease, encoding MLKNYLIIGIRNLFRNKGYAILNISGLAIGIAACLLIFTVVQFELSYDKFHSKYDRIYRVVVEDKFPDGDASHNPGVPTPLPVALRQDIPQLEKVAAIDAITGSQITVMGKDANAAFTGRKFMEELGIFFTEPDFFEIFDATWLSGNPKQSLSNPNTVVLSQRQAEKYFGEWKQAMGQYLKLDNNLVLTVSGIIADSPQNTDFPLQVLISYETFKNAPGYGYSTEWGSIHSNHQTYVLLPPTLSPENVEYTLKKLGEKYYVSRNQVKRYNLIQPLSGIHFDTRFGNFGDHLTSKSTLWTLSLVGVLVLIMACINFINLATAQAISRSKEVGIRKVLGGVRLQLMGQFLAETTLIVLMAVVLATLIATAALPYIQEISNVPSTIEMLQNPYVLIFLVVITLVVSFFSGMYPALILSGFEPIEALKSKITARNIGGVPLRRSLVVVQFAISQILIIGTLIAVSQMDFIRNIELGFNKDAVYMVPLNSDSLSQTKFRTFKNRLLENPAIRSVSLANDPPSSDNFWGRNFYFNNSSEELNFGTLMKYADADYFSTYGMEFVAGHGFQESDTAISYVVNETLLRKLGVTDMQSAIGKTIRLGGGGQWKPIVGVVKDFKASSVRDEIQPFVITPAKENYYRAGIKIHPQNLQKTVKQIQALWEETFPAFVYNGNFLDESIANFYEQENQMALTYKIFAGLAILISCLGLYGLASFMAVQKTKEIGIRKVLGASVGSIIFLLSKEFLMLITLAFVIAAPAAYYLMHDWLENFQYSIPLGIEAFAIAIALSLVIAWLTVGYRAAKAALANPVKSLRSE
- a CDS encoding sigma-54-dependent transcriptional regulator; this translates as MAKILIIDDEKSIRYTLREILEYEKYQVDEAKDGEEGLELLTKNDYDVALCDIKMPKMDGMEVLAKAAELGKETQFIMISAHGTIETAVDATKKGAYDFIQKPPDLNRLLLTVRNALDKSTLVTETKVLKKKITRTFDIIGESQAIRKVKDAIDKVAPTEARVLITGANGSGKELVARWLHEKSNRAQAPLVEVNCAAIPSELIESELFGHEKGSFTSAVKQRIGKFEQASGGTLFLDEIGDMSLSAQAKVLRALQEHKITRVGGDKEIKVNVRVLAATNKDLKKEIAENRFREDLYHRLSVILIHVPTLDERKSDIPLLVDKFLKDIAEDYGNAPKKITPEALDYLQNLHWSGNIRELRNVVERLVIMSGSQITEEDAALYAGVNRD
- a CDS encoding IS5 family transposase, with protein sequence MQERFFELTDCEWEIIKEVVDNQRKIKHDKRVILNAILWLLTTGSQWRNMESKYPPWQTIYYHYRQWKKRGIIEELLAFLAIRERKKAGRQALPSVLAIDSQSVKIVQFTSQDKGIDGNKKVNGRKRHLAVDCLGIPWAVHVTAAHVSDTTAGYELAAKLKGKSCRLHTLKADNGYKDTFVEEIERDYGWKVEIVQKPESVKGFVPAGGRWVVERSYGWLNFKRRLSRDFEKSTESSEAMLQLAFIDTLLKRKPV